GGCCCttgagcggcggcggcgcggccgcAGTCAGCCCGGCGGGGAGCGGAGCAGAGCGGGGGCCGATGGCGTTCAGCGCCTGGCTCTCGCCGGTGCAATGGGCCCGGTGGACATGGTCGGCGGTGCGGGGCGGGGGCAGCCCCGAGGGGGAAGACGGTGGGACCGGGGAGGATCCGGCGGCGGAGGGCACGGCTCTGAGCTTCAGGCAAGTGACCCGCACCACGGCCCCTTCCCCGcattccacccctgccccttccccgcATCGCCCCCCTGCCCCGCACCCGCCTTGGCTTCTTCCCCCGCACCCACGCATGTCGTGCGAGGCTGCCCGCTCGCTGCCTGGCATCAGCTTGGCTGCCCGGGGGGGCCGCAACCTATTAGGAaggggggctgggcagaggctgtgggCGAGCCGTCCCTCcggctggagctgggaggacTCTGGCAGGCACCCGGCAGGGGCACCGGGGCTTGCTTCCCAAGCTTCCCCATGCAGCATCCCCCCGGAGCTGGGTGGGGAGATGCCGGTGGGGTTGCTGCGTCCTTGGAGGCCACTGGTGGATGCTCAGCCAGCCAGGGAAAGGAGCCGGCAGGAGCAGTCCCGGGGGGGTGCGGGGAGGATGCTcctagattcacagaatggtaggggctggaagggacctctggagatcactgagtccaacccccctgccggagcaggggcacccagggcagggcacccaggaatgcatccaggttttgaaagcctccagagaaggagactccaccacctctctgggcagcctgctccagcgatGATGTTTCACCtgctctcccttttcccctcactagtgtgtccctgctgccgcaggatgcccagggccgGCCGGGAGCTGGCCTGGCAGGAGGTGTGGGCAGTGtggaggagctcagagctcacctGGGAAGTGGTAATGCCtcattcttttccccctcctcggCAGCTCGGACTCGGAAGGTAACTTTGAGACCCCTGAGGCACAAACGCCGACCTGCTCGCCCATAAAGGAGTTCTGTGAGCCACTGCCAGGATCGCTGGAGCCCGAGGCTGGCATCAAAGGtaagcagccagcctgcaccttctgctctcagctgcaggtGCAGACAGTCAGGGTGGGGtcaaggagaagctgctgcttgtgaATAATGCCTGCCACGGTTTGGGTGGTTAATGGCCTGGATGGTGCCAAGGGCAGCGCTCTGCAGAGGCCGTTCCCTCGCTGGAGTGAAAAGCTGATTCATTGAGGGGCCTGGGGAGTCAatctgagggggctggaggctcaggagagTTGATTCGAGGGTCAGTTTGCCCCCCCTTGGCTCCTGCCTACACAGTGCAGAAGGATTGTTGTGCTGTTTGACCAGCACCGGCGGCACCTTCCTGCTGGCCCAGAGCTGGGAGGcggtgagggagctgcagagcctgtgctgggttctgtgaatctctgatgGATCTCTGGGGAGGAACTGAGGATGTGGTTGAAGCATTTTGTCACTTAAACTCTGCCCTCTGCCActtcccctgcagggcagagcagagcaggctgctggctggtgggagctgccccacacactgctggcccatggctcacacagagggagctggctgctgccagggctctgtgcacAAAGCCCACAGTGTTGTGTGGCCGAGGggatgagctgcagcagaagctgtttttcctctctggctggtggagagcagagccagacctgctgtgccactgcacccagctccatccctgccctcccctggctccagctgcagctctctgctgtctctgaaagggtggaggggaggaagggatcTCTTGGGTGCAGCTGTGAGTTTGTGGTGTGCACCCTGGGGTGTTAAATGACCCTGCCTGGGGTGACCTATACCTTGAGCCCTCAcccttgcagcagcaggtgcCCTTTGGTCTGGCTGCatctcaggagcagcagtgctgatcaATGCCACGACTGGGAGGCATCTGTAAAGGCTGCTGGAACAACCAAGCTGtctggtgctggcagagctgctgccaacactgggtgctcctggggcagctcaccagcccagccctgtggctgGCACATAGGTGGGCACACAGGCCAGCATGGCATCTCCCTGGGCTGGATGTGCTGTGTGGGGAAGCTGACTGTGAGGCTGGCTGTTCACTGGCTGGAAGGCTGTCTTACAGCTGCAGTCTTACCCTTACTTGGGAATAAATAGGGTTAGGAAACCtgtgagccaggagctgggacttgcctgctctgctgggtgacctgcctagagcaggctgctctggtgggaggtgtccctgctgactgcagggagctggacaggatgacctccgagggtcccttccaaccccatgcattctgtgagtctgccTGCATTAAACTCTGCCCTGAGGGACAATAATCCATCTGGTCGCATCAccccggggagggggctggagctgggctttgTGCCTATTCAGGATCACTCAGACACTTCTCCCCTTGCTGCCTCAGAGGCTGTAGTTCTGTCCCATTCCTGCTCGAGCTCTCTGCCGGCAGGAGACATTCTGCAGCAGGCgatgagcagaaagcagcagacatGGAAGTGGCAGCGCCGGGAGCAGGCTCCTCAGCTTGTACTTCTCTTACCCTGTCTCAGGCCACTGCTTCCCGGGCTGTTCCCAGCGGCATCCTTTGCTGCTCCTTAACAGAATGGGTTTAAAAATAGCCCAACGGCTGCGACACAAAAGCTGAAAGCCAAAAGAGGAAAGGAGCTGTTAGCCGAGCCCCCAGCTGAGTCTCACCGGCCAGACATcctgtgccagccagcagggcaaggcagagctgcctgcctggggctgtgcacaAAAGGCAGGCGGGCTCCGGATACCGGAGGGGCTGTTCtcagtggctgtggtgctgtttGGCACCGGGGGGGTGTGGAGGATCCTTTGCTGCTTTGCTCAGTCGctggctgggggatgaggggaGCGGAGCCTGCGCagcgctgccgctgctgctgccaagtTTTCCTGATTCAGCCGAGGCAGcttggggtggtggggaggaaagtgctcagctgctggggggttGTGTTTAATTCCAGGCAAGAGGAAGGATTAGGGGGCACACAGTGCctgttgctgtgctgccagcctgtcctggcTGTATGTTTTTCTTCAGGGAGAGTAAACCCTCCACTTTCACTTCCTAGTGTCCCCTCCACGTGGGCCAGCAGTAGGtctgtgctctgtgctcagtaccactgctgggctcagggATCCAGAGTGCTGCATCTGTGCTTGGGATGGATCCTGGAGTCActgagcaggctggcagtgcccatttCCACACTGGGACTAAAATGTCCTCATCTGCAGGGCACAGTGCCAGAGGGGAAACAGGAGAGCTCAGGGTCACCTtttgggatgctgctgggatggATGCTGTGAGAAGAGCTGTGGGAGGAAAGCTGCATGCTGTGGGTCGGCATGGGGGGACACACACTGCCTTCTCCTGGGGTCCTGTGGGGTATCCAGCATGGTTTAGGCCCAAAAGAAGGGTTGGAGCTGTGAGAGCCTGGCgaggcagctggctgtgtctgcaggctgctttccttggcaggggcagggtgagctgaggcagggggagctgagccGGCGTGGCAGCTCCTCCAACGTGACTGCTCGGGGGTGGCTGCGGGAGGGAGATGCATGCAGAGGCTCTGGAGGAACTGGGAGAGCTGCATGcagcttgccaggctggagcagggctccctggggagcaggcagtgctgcactgAGGTTATCAGGATGCTGGTACCCAGCGgagccaggcagctgtgggggtTGCTGCTGGTGTGCAGACCTTGGCTCTCCCCACGCAGAGAGGCCTCGGGGTCAGGGCTTTCTGCATCCTGTGCAATTGTTCCTGCAGGAACACGAGGcccagctggctgggagctgctgggaggctgtgttAGAGGCAGAGGAAATGCGTGGGGGGAGGAAGTGCGGagcccagctggggttggagggatttgggccaggctgtgccaccccCAAGCCCTGGCTTAGGCAGGAGGACCCTGGTGGGTTTGCCTGGGATGCCATCACCTGCAGGACTGCTTtactcagcagcaggctggaggggctggggctgcatccCTGTGAGAAGTGCCTCAGGGGCACCCATGGGCCCAGCATGTCCTTGTGCCAAGGGCTGTGCCCCACAAACCATCACACtcttcagcctggcagcactCTCTGGAGAACTAATTGACCTCAtagctctgcctgcctttgtCCTCTGTGTGGAGGGAGCTTGGTGCCAATgtgagcctgtcccagggtggcCTCAGTCCCTAAGGCTGTGGTCCCTGGGGTGGGGTTGAGCAGTCCTTCCCAAGGTGGATTGGAAATCAGGACTCAGGAGCATCGAGTGAGCACTCAGGGAGGGCTTGGTTGGGGTTCTTGTGGTGGAGGTGggcaggctcctggctgccccttCAGCTCCTGTTCCTTCAGACACTGAGCACGGCTGTGAACTAGCACAAGGGATCCATACCCATCCCCTGAGTTTGTCAGGGGTCACTTCAGCAGATGGCCAAAACCACAGGAGAGCTCCTGAGCTGTcctgcatagaatcataaaatggtctggattggaagggaccttaaagctcacccagttccagcccccctgccacaggcagggacaccttgcaccagcccaggttgctcaaggcctcacctgCACCTTCTGGCTCCCAGTCCATTCCAGCTCCCCacgtgctgcaggcaggggctgtggagcagctgagttGTCTCAGGTGCAAGCCAAGGAGTGAGTCACCCAGTGGGGAGAGCTGCTTCTGAGTTTTGAGAAGAAAAGGTTGTTCTGAGGCATGgtcagaggcagcagccctgccctctccctgccctgcagacagccacagccagcagaagTGGTTTGCGTGCTGACTGCTGCTTGTTCCAGAGGGAATTACtcatggcttgggctggaaagcAGGATGGGCTTTGTGTCTgtgagaacagcagcagtgaaacCTTCCAGTGGGAATGTGAAATGCATTTGGAAGTTGCCTTTTTGCCCTGGCTTTGaagtctgctcctctctgctgggctgtctCGCTGAgcttgcaggcagctgagcagtgctgcaagtGTCAGGGAAGTTTTCTTCGGGGTCTGCTGAGGAGGTTCTCCTGGTTCCTAATGATGGAGAGgtctggcaggagctgcctctgaGTGTTTGCTGGCTGCACTCCAAGTTCACCTCCCCTGGATCTGTGTTTACTGCTGTGGTTTCTGGGGCAGCAAGACAAGGGCTGTGTGGAGGGAgagcttttctcccttttttgcaggcaggggaagggttTTGTGCCgtcccagggagcaggcagccccatATGATTCATTTCCATGGCTTTTTGCGTCCTGGAGATCAGCTATGCAAACCACGAGCCATCAGCTGAGtcagggctgctggctctgtgtcctggctcagccctgggaccagatatttgctgctgccagcctggggctcgCTCGGCCACCAGCAGACAGGAGCTGGTCGCAGTCGCCCTGTGTaggagcagcctccccaggaggctctgctggggggtgtggggctgcaggaggttgtcctTGGCATCCCCCAGCCAAAGCAGAACGAGGCCACACTCGGCAGGACCCCCACCCCTGTGGCAGGACCCCCACCCCTGTGGCTGTCAGcggtgtgccagggcagggtggtgGCAGTGGAGGGCACAGGCAGGTTCCTGCATCCACCAGCTTTTCAAACCAGTTCAGTCCTTGGGTGAGCACTGGTTTTGTTCTGCCCTTGGAGGacctggctgggctgtgcctccCCAGAAAGGTGCCAACAAGGCCTGTAGGTTGTCTGCACTCCCTGATGGGTGCTgggcaccccaggatcccattctGCCTTATCTCAGGAGTCTGTGTGGTCATCCCtggtggagagaggggagaagaggtgcagatgagctgggcagaggtggcTCTGGGTGTTCTCCccttgtgcctggctgctggtgctgggtgggtgTAGCTTTCAGGATGCTTCAGTAGATAAGGAGCTTCCCCATCCCTTGAGAGCAGAGAAAAGATTAAAGAGTAAAGGGATTTAGGGGAAGGGATTGGAGTAATAGTGATTAAGTCATGGATCAGGATTTGTGATTAGGAAActttgctggcagcagggtgagcCTGGCACAAATGTGCAGCagagatctgctgctgctggcagctccttccctccACATTCTGAGGGTCTCATCgctctgctgtgcccccctcccaccccactgcctgtgcaatctgaccctggagcagctctgaggaggggagaggagcccctctgggggtggggggtgcatGGCAGGCAGGGGTCTAACCATCTCCTTTTGTCTTTTCAGAGCACAGTGGCCATGGGGACCTGCCGGTAGGGGATGCCCACCAGGACAGCTTTCCTGGGAAGCACCCCAAAGATGGGGCTCGGCTGGAGATCGGAGCCCCTGAAGCCAGCTCGGATTCCAAAGGGGACACCGCCCCCGAAGGCCGGTCCCTGACACAGCCACAGGCTGGAAGCCAGGCTCCGGCTGTGCCTGGGAgcggggctggcactgcctgtgccGCCGTGCCCACCGCAGagccagccctggtgccccATGCCGGCACAGCCGCCCCGGAGCAGGTCATGCCGGGAGAGGAGGCAGCGGGCGCAGGGCCGGGGCTGGTGGAGCCGCAGGCTGATGATGCCCTGGCACGGGAAGGTTtgcccagccagggccagctcGGGAAAGGAAAATCCCCTTCGCTggggaggaaaacagaagaaagcacAGAGGAGACCCCAGTGCCCCAAGCATCCGACCAGTTGGACCCCGAGAGCGTGAACCCCTttgtggcagggagctgccggCTGCAGAGCTCCCCCCCGGCATCCCCACGCCGCCTCCCCCGTCCCGGCGGCAGCGCCGATGGGGTGGGCGCGGACCCGGAGCCCAAGGAACAGGTCCCCAGGCCCGAGGTGGATTGTTCAGAGAGCGGCGAGAGCGCCGAGGCCAGGAGAGCTACGCCCAGGAAGGGCAGCCGGATCCCGGCCAGCAAGCTGACGCCGAAGCGGCACCGAGAGTCCCCCAAGAAATCGGCCGAGGACGCAGGGAGGGCTCCCACGGACTCGCCCCCTCCCCGGGGCTCCCCGCGGCCGGGTCCTGCGCTCCGGGACAGCCCAGGTCTCGAcgcctctgctggcagctcgACGCTGCAGAACTCACCGGCCCTCCCCAGGGGTTCCTACCAGTTTGACCCCAATAACTTTGACTCCGTGGATCCATTTAAGCCCAGCAAGAGCCTCGCCAGCGCTgacccctgccccgctgccgaCAACAACCTGAACGAGATCCTGGAGTCTCAGACCCTGgaggtgcaggaggagctgggggaaggcagagaCTCCCCGAAGAAGCCCAAGTCACGTCTGATAACGTGAGTGCTGGtgtgggcagctggcagccctccctgctcccctgtctgtgggcagagccctggtggtgatgatgatgatggtggtggtgatgatgcTCCTGAGCCAGCCCCAAATGTCAAGGTGCACctcaggtcctgctgctgcctggtttCATCCACACCTCgctggggcagctcccctcgccctgctggcaccccagctgctcaggaagagctgggaggagagggacagatgtccccagagcagtgctggtgtcccAGGCCCCAGACAGAgcaggaagggctggatggGGACCTGCATCTCAGAATCATCTCTTTGGAGTcccctcctggggctgcagctcatgggctcagggtgctggtgctgcGGGGTCGTGGAGTCAGAGCAAGtctgtgctggaggctggaaCCTGAGGGTTTGCCAAGCCCAGAGGAGGATCTCGTGGAGCTTGTGGGGGGCATCTGGTTcctcaggggctgctggggcattTTGTGAGCTGCCACTGAATTTCCCTTCgttggaggggaagggagcagaggctgaaggagcaggtTTGATTGCTGCCCCTGCACAAGGCGGTGTGGAGTTTGCTGTCCCTCCTGAAGTGGATTTTTCGTTCCTGGAGCTGTGCTATTCAGCTCCCCCTGTGTGGATGGTGGTTTCCTGGTGCCTTCTAGGAATGCAGACAGCATTGCTGTCCCCTGGGAGCAGGTTTCACAGCTGACCACTGCTGCTTCCTCGGGGTTCCACCTGCTGTGtgctctccagctcctggctgggcagCGCCGAGCTGGGCTTGGCTTCTCcccatcctccctccccagggactcTGGGTGGGTGAGGGGATGCTGCACAAGGGAATAATTGCCCAGCCAATTTTGGGTCCTTCCACTGTAATTTGTGGGTAATTGGAACCAGCTGAAAGCAAGAGCAAGAGATaagctggaaagggaggaaTTTTAGGAGCTGATTTGTCagtaccagcccaaagaagCCTTTGCTCTGCCGGTGGTGGGAAGCCAGCCAGAGGCTCGTCACAGAGACAGGACCTAGGGAGCAGCAGTCAGGGGGTGCTGGATGTTCTTTCCTCTTGGAAATCCCTTGCAGAGAGCCCAGGTGGACCTGGGAGAGCTGGAATTGCCATgtctgccagcaggagctggcagggagggcacccagctggggaagatgcagctccatccccccagagcagcacaccATGCTCCTGGCACTCGGCCCCTGCTTCGGGGTCGCCCCCCCTGCTTCGGGCAGCAAATGCAGGCTCAGAGAACCCCCTCTGGGTGTGCTCCTCCCCAGAagagagccaggcagctgctgtgctgctcccggTGAGGGCTGATCTCCAGGGCCTTTCACACACTCTTCTCTccatctgtctgtctctctctccctgtccaTGCTTTGGTGCCTCAGGACCACTGAGCAAGTGAaatttctctgttttctgttgtAAGTACTCTCTTCTctatttcctccttctctccctgtgcTGGTTTTTGTCCTCTCTCTCTGGTGTGTGCTGTCTCCATGGCATGCAggctccttcttgccctttgactcctgctctctgctgcctggtttgtgtcctgcagctctggggacgGTTCCTCagggcagctgagcctggccagcgcctgggggtgagggaggagaggagaagccaagCCCTGTGCCCGTGCTGGCTCCCACTGCATGCCCACCCTCAGTGCCTTTGGGTGATGTCCTGgtacccagcagcagtgcatcAGCTCCTGGGGGGACAGCAGGTGTTGGTGCATCCAGGTCCCTGCAGAGGCAGATTTCAGTCCTGAGGATGAGGATGTCTTGTGCCCccaccagggaggcagctgctgcagaggggaagggtggAAAGCGCCACCTGGGAGGTGTGGGAGCCAGGgaccctctcctgctccaggatGTGTTGGATAGTCCCAGGGAGCTTTGCCCTCACAAGGCAGCTCCAAACAGGGCTCTCTTTGGTGGCTGCCAGAGCTGATTTGCCTGTGGCTCTGCCCTGAAGCACCcctcctgtgcccacagctggggtggTAGAGCTGCTCTGTGAGATCCTGGGGGGATCAGCTCAGCCAGTGTCTGCCTTCTGAGGGGTCTGGAcctggcagagggctgaagGTGGagcaagagggtggtgagatgcagGGGGAGAGCTCGGACTCTCCtttgtgtgccaggggagtgcTGTGATGCACATCACGTCTTCAATGATGCCCTCAGAGGCTGTGCCACCCGTGGCATGGGACAGTCCCTCTGCTGCCTCGGGCTggtgcagggtgctgtgccaggaCGTGGCTGTCCCTGCAGTCCTGTGCAGGCAGGCTCCAGCATGGCATCTCCTGAGGAACACAGGCAAAGTGCTAGGAAGAGCTGCCTCACTGAAGGGCATCCAGCCACGGGGACCACCTGCAAGACCAACCTGAGCTAAACTTCTGCTgctcatgaggttcctctcctcGGGACAGTTGCATCTGGCAGAGGAAGCGCTCAAGGCACAGCAGGTGGCTCTGGGGCCCTCCcgcaagcaaagcagagctctaGCACGGCTCCAGCTCGCACAGGACACACCTGGATCCTGCAGAGATGCCCCAGGGaaacctccagctgcagggccagggcctGGGACAGCCTGGAAACAGTCCCTGCTGCAGAGAACCAAGGGGCACTCAGCCCTCGGGATGCTCCACGCCGGACACGCAGGGCGAGGGTGCAGCACCCATCCTTGCCAGCCCCTTGGGGATGCCCTCTCTCACCAGCAGCACCTCGGGATCCTGTTTCTGACCCTCACCTCCAACAGGAATAAACTCCTCCAAGACAAACCTGAGTGCTCTGTagttgtgtggtttgtttgcttgttccttctgtcccttccagaccttgctctgcctcctccctccctgcctggtgaGCGCAATGCTGGCACTGGGGCTGCCTCCCCTTGCTTGGGCTGTCTGGCACgtgtccctgccccctccccacgctGCCCATGCCAGCCCAGGTCTCATcccactgccttctctctctcctctgcaggAGTGGCTGCAAGGTGAAGCCCTACGAGACGCAGTCGCTGGTGCTGGATGTTTGTGCCCAGGTAGGTAGgatcctgccccaggagctgctggctgggcacagggatgtGGGATGGGGATGCTTGGAGAGCTCTGAGCTGACACAGGATCATGGAAGTGTTTGGGTGggagaagccctctgagctcatccagcccaaccttcaacccagccccaccatggccaccaaaccctggccccaggggccatggccacaggtttcaggaacacctccagggatgggaactccacctgggcagcctgtgccagtccctgaccactctggcagcaaagaaattgttccctcacctccaacctaactcccccctggcacaattccaggccattccctctcctatcacctgatcctggggagcagagcccaaccccccctgcagcctcctccagacatTCCCTCTTCAGTAGATTTCTGCTTGttcatctctcctctccctggcacCATGTGTGTCCTTTAGCCaaacctgcagaggagcagcttggtGGTGGATGCAAagcctcctcccctgctgcccatggagCAGCTCAGTCCTGCTGAGTGCATGGTTTGATCCCGCAGGATGAAGGAGCCCTGCTCCCGGACATCCCAGCCCTCGCTAACCGGGATGGCCGTGCCActgatgaggagaagctggcctccaccacctccatgcagaaaccagctgggctggagaagaagggagagccagaggaggagctggagtaCTTTGAATGCTCAAATGTTCCCGAGCCAGCAGTGAAGAGCAGCTCGGaggcaggtgaggagcagcccccGCCACGGGCTCCAGGGATGCGCTCTGTGCACTCCTGTgacctccacagcctctggcaggggtttggtgctgtggaggcagcacagcttcctggagtcctggagctgctttggctggaggagaccttgcAGATCCCTGAGCCCaaccactgccaggtcaccactgaaccgtGGCCCTCAGTGCTTCCCCCCAGGGCTGCGCCCTGCCGGTGCCAGCACGATGTCCTCTGCATCTTcacccctcctcttcctcaggaaCGGCTGGCacggctggcagctgcagggacctGGGCACAGGGTGAACTGCCAGCAGAGGGGAGTGTTGGATTTCCActccagggaggcaggaggagaggctgcagggtgcaggatgtgtcctccctgcacaggcaggagctgggggcaaaGAAGCCTTTGGGGAGGGGAAACTCAGGGGATGTGGAGGCTCAAGGGTGCCCCTCTGCATCCCAGCAAGTCTGCCTGTGCCACCAGGGCCTGGTTCCCAGGCGGCTCAGAGGTTGCTTTTCTTTGTCCTTAGGCTTTGAGAAGGAGATCTCCAAGCAGATGATGGAAAAGGAGGGGCCTGGCATCTTCCCCGTGAGTGCCCCTTgcttccctgcccctcacctgCGGGGTGGCACCggggtggctgtgccagcagcggGCTGGCTGTGCCCATGCACTTCAGCATGGcatgggggctgcaggagggctgattctgctgcactgcagctcccacctgctccagcaggcagagggctgggggggggctgcagcagatgctgctgatCCCAGAAGTGCTCTGAAATGAGCCTTGTTGGGAGATAAAATGCTTGGAAAGGCCACACAGGGcagggtggaggtggtggagctctcccagcaggccaggaggagcctggctAGGGATGGTGCCACCTgggtgggtgctgctgctgcccgtgggtggcagggaggtgctggcctggagcagggctgcagctgtgggagggcagcaggagctgcctttggaagtggctgaaggacagagcagaggagaggggaggacaggctgcagggcaagggctgTGCCCCCCCTGCAGGAGTGCAGGGTGCCCCCCTGtgtccccctgtgcccccctcgAGGGTTCCTCCAATGCTGCATTcaggagggcagctggcagcagagatgaGCAAAccaagcctggctctgcagccagcagtcaccctggcaccccagcagtggcacagaggcACCCCCCCAAAGTGCCCTGAGTGACCCCAAgatccctctgctgcagggaagatccCGTGCCAGCTTAGCCACCCCTGTCCAAAGCTGGTGGAGGTAGCAAGCAGAGGACAGTGAGATTAGCACCATCAGCACAATCAGCTTCTTGAGACAGCTTTAACTGTGCTGAGCCCCACAGGGCTGCCAGGCAAAGTGCCCctgtggtgtggggctgggcacagcactctgCATGGGCACAGCACTGTGGTCACCCCCTAACCacagcctgggggggtgggggtttgcCATGGGGAGGGCAGTGGTTGGGGTACTGCAGgtgttcagctgctcctctgcttttgggaggtgctgtgggaggctgctgccaaaCCACACAGGGTTGAACCTCCCCGgggtgaggctgcccagagccacaccgGCACCCGGGGGGGCACCAGCCACTGCCTGCCCGCTGCTGCGGGCAGCAGAGCCgtgagagcctgagcagcagccaagcagaggaggaggaggggaggggaaggagggaagagctTGAGAGCTCTGGTCTCCAAAACACAGCGCAAGCGGCGGCAGCCCTGCCTCCGCCAGAGCTCTTCTCTATTTATGGCCCTGCAGCCGTTCCCAAGGAGATGGCTGCGTGGGGAGGGCTCCtcgggctgagcagagcaggagcaggcgcTGCTGCGAGCCTGCCTCTGCAGGAATGCTCCTCTGGAGGTCGTCCAGGCTGCAGGACCTCCCCTccgagggaagggagggggctgcagctctcccgCCCCCGGTTCGGTCCCTGCAGCACcgggagctgggctctgggggcagagggcagtGGGGGTGCAACCGCCTCGGACCccatgggaggtgctgggagcctTGTGAGAGCTTTTGGAGCTCTTCTGGAGGGCACCGTGGggtgagcagggctgtccc
The DNA window shown above is from Dryobates pubescens isolate bDryPub1 chromosome 31, bDryPub1.pri, whole genome shotgun sequence and carries:
- the TACC1 gene encoding transforming acidic coiled-coil-containing protein 1 isoform X1; the protein is MAFSAWLSPVQWARWTWSAVRGGGSPEGEDGGTGEDPAAEGTALSFSSDSEGNFETPEAQTPTCSPIKEFCEPLPGSLEPEAGIKEHSGHGDLPVGDAHQDSFPGKHPKDGARLEIGAPEASSDSKGDTAPEGRSLTQPQAGSQAPAVPGSGAGTACAAVPTAEPALVPHAGTAAPEQVMPGEEAAGAGPGLVEPQADDALAREGLPSQGQLGKGKSPSLGRKTEESTEETPVPQASDQLDPESVNPFVAGSCRLQSSPPASPRRLPRPGGSADGVGADPEPKEQVPRPEVDCSESGESAEARRATPRKGSRIPASKLTPKRHRESPKKSAEDAGRAPTDSPPPRGSPRPGPALRDSPGLDASAGSSTLQNSPALPRGSYQFDPNNFDSVDPFKPSKSLASADPCPAADNNLNEILESQTLEVQEELGEGRDSPKKPKSRLITTTEQVKFLCFLLSGCKVKPYETQSLVLDVCAQDEGALLPDIPALANRDGRATDEEKLASTTSMQKPAGLEKKGEPEEELEYFECSNVPEPAVKSSSEAGFEKEISKQMMEKEGPGIFPGNPGLCSMDKSPVAITSRSESPLDSICLSESEKTAVLTLIREEIITKEIEANEWKRKYEESRQEVLEMRKIVAEYEKTIAQMIEDEQRTNMTSQKNLQQLTMEKDQALADLNSVERSLSDLFRRYENLKGVLEGFKKNEEALKKCAQDYLTRVKQEEQRYQALKVHAEEKLDKANEEIAQVRTKAKAESAALHAGLRKEQMKVESLERALQQKNQEIEELTKICDELIAKLGKAD
- the TACC1 gene encoding transforming acidic coiled-coil-containing protein 1 isoform X2, whose amino-acid sequence is MAFSAWLSPVQWARWTWSAVRGGGSPEGEDGGTGEDPAAEGTALSFSSDSEGNFETPEAQTPTCSPIKEFCEPLPGSLEPEAGIKEHSGHGDLPVGDAHQDSFPGKHPKDGARLEIGAPEASSDSKGDTAPEGRSLTQPQAGSQAPAVPGSGAGTACAAVPTAEPALVPHAGTAAPEQVMPGEEAAGAGPGLVEPQADDALAREGLPSQGQLGKGKSPSLGRKTEESTEETPVPQASDQLDPESVNPFVAGSCRLQSSPPASPRRLPRPGGSADGVGADPEPKEQVPRPEVDCSESGESAEARRATPRKGSRIPASKLTPKRHRESPKKSAEDAGRAPTDSPPPRGSPRPGPALRDSPGLDASAGSSTLQNSPALPRGSYQFDPNNFDSVDPFKPSKSLASADPCPAADNNLNEILESQTLEVQEELGEGRDSPKKPKSRLITSGCKVKPYETQSLVLDVCAQDEGALLPDIPALANRDGRATDEEKLASTTSMQKPAGLEKKGEPEEELEYFECSNVPEPAVKSSSEAGFEKEISKQMMEKEGPGIFPGNPGLCSMDKSPVAITSRSESPLDSICLSESEKTAVLTLIREEIITKEIEANEWKRKYEESRQEVLEMRKIVAEYEKTIAQMIEDEQRTNMTSQKNLQQLTMEKDQALADLNSVERSLSDLFRRYENLKGVLEGFKKNEEALKKCAQDYLTRVKQEEQRYQALKVHAEEKLDKANEEIAQVRTKAKAESAALHAGLRKEQMKVESLERALQQKNQEIEELTKICDELIAKLGKAD